Part of the Ignavibacterium album JCM 16511 genome, CCCATATTTTGTTGATGAAGTTGATGAACCAATTCCTCCATCAACCCCCGGAAGAGGTTTAACTGAATATGTTCTGAGAACCGGCGAACCACTTTTTGCTTCGCCAGAAGTATTTGAAGAACTTGTTAAACGAGGTGAGGTAGAGCTTGTTGGAGTTGATTCATTTGACTGGCTTGGAGTTCCGCTTAAAATTAAGAGCAGCACAATTGGTGTTCTGGTTGTTCAATCCTACAATACAAATGAAAGATATACAGTTGAAGATTTGGATCATCTGGTATTCGTTGCAGATCAGGTTGCAATGGCAATTGAAAGAAAAAGATCCGAGAGTGAAAAGAACAGACTGAATAAATTACTATCAGCAGTTTCCATAGCCCAATCGCACCTGTTAACAAAGAAGGATTTATACTTTAGTGTTCAACTGGCTTTAACCGAAATTGGGAAATCAGTTGAAGTTGACAGAGTTTATATTTTTGAAAATCATTATGATTCTGAAAGCGATAAAGTTTTAATGAGTCAGAGATATGAATGGTGTTCAGAAAAAGCGATTCCACAAATTGATAACACTGAATTAGTTAATCTTCCTTATGAGCCATTGTTTCAGAGATGGTATGAGGAGCTTTCTCACGGCGGAAATATTCTCGGATTAATAAAAGATTTTCCCGAAAAGGAAAAACCAATCCTTGAAAGTCAAAATATAAAATCAATTCTTGTCGTTCCAATTTTCGTATCAGGAAGATTTTGGGGATTTATTGGTTTCGATGATTGTCACTCTGAGCGGATTTGGACTGAAAGTGAAATTTCCGTACTTAATGCCATTGCATCGAGTATTGGAGGCGTCTTCCAAAGAAAATCAATTGAAGATGCTTTAAGAAAAAGTGAAGAGAAATACAGAAACTTCATTGAAAAAAGTATGGAGGGAATTTATCTCCTTCAATTCAGAAAACCGATTGACACAACCCTGCCTGTTAGCAAACAAATCGAACTTTTTTATGAGTATGGTTACATTGCTGAAGCAAATGATGCAATGGCAAATATGTATGGATTATCTTCAAGTAAGGAACTTATCGGAAAAGCATTAGCTGAAATACACGGGGGTAAAAATAAATCAGAGAACATCGAATCATTTAAATCTTTTATAATGAATGGGTACAAAGTTGAAAACAGCGAAACCGTTGAAATAAGAATTGATGGATCTGAGATGTATGTTCTGAACAATGTTGTTGGAATAACTGAAAACAATAAACTGGTGGCTAACTGGGGAACTCAGATAGATATTACAGAAAGGAAGCGAGCAGAAGAAGCTATTCTTAAAGCCAAAGAAAAAGCCGAAGAAGCAAGCAGATTAAAATCTAACTTCTTATCAAATATGAGTCACGAACTAAGAACTCCTTTGATAGGCATACTTGGCTATTCAGAAATAATGATGAATGAACTTGCAAATTCAAATTATGGTGAAATGGCATCTACTATTTATCAAAGCGGAAGCAGATTGCTTGAAACTCTTAATATGATTCTTACTCTATCGAAAGTTGAAAGTGAAAAAGTAAATCTGAATTTATCTGATGTTTCATTAACTGAGTTAGTTGACGAAGTAAGAATTCTTTTTGATTCTGTTGCAAGAAAGAAAAATATTGAATTGAAATCGGTTTATCCGAAAGAAGGTCTGTCTATAAAAAGTGATGCAAAAATTCTCCGGGAAATACTGAATAATCTTGTTAACAATGCTGTTAAATACACCGAAAAAGGAAGTGTATTAATTGAAGTAAAGAGAAACGAATTGACCGGCGAAATAATGCTTCGCGTAAAAGATACCGGAATTGGGATTCCAAAAGACAAACTCGATATAATTTTTGAAGAATTCAGACAGGCAAGCGAAGGACTTGCAAGAAATTTTGAAGGAACGGGACTTGGTTTAAGTATCACTAAAAAATTTGTTCAACTGCTTGGCGGAAAAATATTCGTGGAAAGTCAGGTTGGACTTGGTTCAACATTTACAGTTGTATTGCCTTACAATCCTTCAACAAAAGCGGCAACCGATTTAAAGACAACTGATGAACACTCAGTTAGAGATCAAATTCTTGCCAGAACGCCGAAGGAAAGAAAATCCCTCTTGATTGTCGAAAATGACAGAATAAATGCTGCGGTAATTGAAGCTTATGTTAAGAAAGATTATGATGTTGAAGTTGTTGGAAGAGGTGAAGATGCAGTAATGAAAGCTTCAGAGAAGCAGTATGATGCTATACTGATGGATATTAATCTCGGTTCGGGAATAAACGGTGTTGAAGCAACTCAACAAATCAGAAAGATAAAAGGATATGAAAAGACCCCTATTGTTGCAGTTACAGCTTTTGCACTTAAAGGAGATAAAGAAGAGTTTTTGGCTAAAGGTTGCTCTCATTATATTTCAAAGCCATTTACTCAGCCGCAGATAATTGCATTATTGAATGAAATATTTGTTAACGGAAAGAGTAAATAAAAATTTATTCGAACTTCATATCGCGATTCATTAAATCGTTTGTAGCTTTAATTGGATCTTTATCTTCAAACAGAATCTTATAAACTTCATTTGCTATTGGAGTTTCAACTTTATACTTATTAGCAAGCTGATTAACAGATTTGGTTGTTTCAACACCTTCAGCAACCATTTCCATTGACTTTAAAACTTCTTTTAATTTTTTACCTTTGCCAATCTGTTCACCCACAAAACGATTTCTACTGTGCCTGCTCATACAAGTAACAATCAGATCTCCCATTCCTGAAAGTCCTGCAAAAGTTTCAGGACGAGCGCCCATTACCAAACCCAATCGTGAAATTTCAGCAACACCTCTTGTCATAATTGCTGCTTTTGTATTATCACCAAAACCAGCTCCATCAATAATTCCGGCTCCAATAGCAATAACATTCTTGAAAGCTCCGCCTAATTCAACTCCAAGTATATCAGTTGATGAATAAACTCTGAAATAAGAATTAATAAATACTGACTGAATTGTTTTAGATGTTTCTTTGCTAACCGATGCAGCAACAACTGCGGTTGGAACTCTTTTAGAAACTTCCTCAGCGTGACTTGGACCAGACAAAACGCCAATTTGATTTTTATCAAGACGGTGGTGAACATCTTTAATCATTTGTGACATTGTCATCAAAGTTTCTTTTTCTATTCCTTTGGAAACACTTACAAGTATTGTGTCTTTGATGGAATGATAATCTATCTTTTCTACAACTTTTCTTAAAAATTGCGAAGGTACAGCAAGAACAATAAGATTTTTATGAAATGTTGAGTCTTCAATGTCAGAGGTTATTTTTATTTCATCGGGAATGTAGATTCCGGGAAGATAAATTTTATTTTCTCGTCTTTTTGCAAGTTCTTTAGCATAAGATTTTTTATACTCCCAGAGGGTAACATTATGACCGTTATAGTGCAGCAGAACGGCAAGGTTTGTTCCCCAGCCGCCTGCGCCGAGCACCGAAACTTTCATTTTGATTATTTCTTTTTACTGAAACTTAATTTGTTCTCTGTTCCGTTTAACAAACGAACAAGATTTTTTCTGTGGGTGAAAATTACAAGAAGTGACACACCTATTACAAACGGAAGAAGTGTATTATATCCTTCAATATGAGTGTGTAATACATTCTCTCTGAATATCATACTTAATGGAACTGCCAAAGCACTAACAATTGAACCAAGAGAAACATACCTTGAAACCGAAACAACTATTAAAAATATTCCGACTGCAATTAACATATCAACTGTGATGATCATTAGCAACATTCCCAATGCTGTTGCAATACCTTTCCCACCACGAAATCCCGCAAATACTGTCCAGATATGTCCAATTACAGCAGAAATTCCAGCAATAATCTGAACAAGAGTGAAGTCATCAAAAGGAGAAACATTCTGAAACGGAAGAACTCCATAATGTAAGCGGGCAATAAGCACTACAGCAATTGCACCTTTAAGGGCATCAAGGAAAATAACCAGAACTCCGTGTTTCCAGCCAAGCACCCGCATAACATTTGTACCGCCGGCATTTCCACTTCCATAATTTCTGATATCAATTCCTTTTACAGCTTTACTTATAATAATGCTTGTTGGAATTGAACCAACCAGATAAGAAAGAATTATTATAGTAGCTAATAAAAACATTTATAATTCCTAAATTTTGTTGCAAAAACCTAATTAAACTTTTGTAAATAAACAACGAAATTTTTGAGAAATGTTGATTATTTACATTCTATTGGATGCTGTTTTCCAAATTAAGGTTTAGCCAATTTACTTCATTCTACAATTATGCCTTATTAATTATCCGATTCTTTTAAGCTTTTCTGACTATAGAAACTATTTTCTGAAAAAATTACATTCCTTGTACTATAAATTTTACCCGAAAATCAAAATTCAGAAGTTTCTGAAGTTTTTAAATCTTTCATTTTACAACCTAATATGATATATTTGCGCACAATTTTATCAGGAGATTTAAATGGCAAAACAGCAGTCATTTGCAGATAAAGCAAAGGGTAAGAAAAAAGTTGATTTTGTAATGGTAAAAGTGATTAAATCAGTAAAAACTGATAAAGGCACATTCAAATTCAACGAGAAATTTGTAAAGTTACCGGATATTAGCAAGGTAACTGAAATTAAATAGCATCACTCCTTTGAATGATTTTAAGAGAAGCTAACTTCGGTTTGCTTCTCTTTTTTTATTCAAAAAGATTCAACTCCAAACTTTCCTCAAGCTTAAGTAATTTCTTTTTTATCTCAAGACCTGCAGAATAGCCAACCAGCGAACCATTTTTCCCTACAACTCTGTGACAAGGAATTATTATCGGGATTGGATTGGTTGCATTTGCTTTTCCAACTGCACGGATAGACTTTTTATCTCCAACTCTTTCAGCAAGTTGCTGATAAGAAATGGTTTTTCCGAATGGAATTTTCAAAAGTTCATTCCATACTTTCTTCTGAAACTCACTACCATCCGGATTAAGAGGAACTGAAAATTCTTTTCTTCCTTCAAAAAAATATTCTTCTAACTGAGAAAAGGTATCTAATAAAT contains:
- a CDS encoding PAS domain S-box protein, with the translated sequence MKFDKFSQPAQNLSSNELEEKLNEIMVVGKIAWWQFNLDNNQMYHSNQRIELLGYDKSEMPSAFDEIISLIHEEDRPILFSVMQDYVFGKITEHNIEYRIKHKDGNYRIFRNIGRLKISSQQERIVSGIVIDITEYKKTEKSLKETEAKFKLITENSIDEIWVRDLNLNLIYVSPSCVKVHGYFPDEFKNITVKDLLTPESFYYVNHILKEELEFDNNPHAEPTRSRTILIKERHKNGNIIWTENLVSFIRDDNNKPKAIIGVTRDVTQKIKSDQIREAVYRISEATHTAENLENLFQEIHQIIATIMPAKNFYIALYDKNSNLISFPYFVDEVDEPIPPSTPGRGLTEYVLRTGEPLFASPEVFEELVKRGEVELVGVDSFDWLGVPLKIKSSTIGVLVVQSYNTNERYTVEDLDHLVFVADQVAMAIERKRSESEKNRLNKLLSAVSIAQSHLLTKKDLYFSVQLALTEIGKSVEVDRVYIFENHYDSESDKVLMSQRYEWCSEKAIPQIDNTELVNLPYEPLFQRWYEELSHGGNILGLIKDFPEKEKPILESQNIKSILVVPIFVSGRFWGFIGFDDCHSERIWTESEISVLNAIASSIGGVFQRKSIEDALRKSEEKYRNFIEKSMEGIYLLQFRKPIDTTLPVSKQIELFYEYGYIAEANDAMANMYGLSSSKELIGKALAEIHGGKNKSENIESFKSFIMNGYKVENSETVEIRIDGSEMYVLNNVVGITENNKLVANWGTQIDITERKRAEEAILKAKEKAEEASRLKSNFLSNMSHELRTPLIGILGYSEIMMNELANSNYGEMASTIYQSGSRLLETLNMILTLSKVESEKVNLNLSDVSLTELVDEVRILFDSVARKKNIELKSVYPKEGLSIKSDAKILREILNNLVNNAVKYTEKGSVLIEVKRNELTGEIMLRVKDTGIGIPKDKLDIIFEEFRQASEGLARNFEGTGLGLSITKKFVQLLGGKIFVESQVGLGSTFTVVLPYNPSTKAATDLKTTDEHSVRDQILARTPKERKSLLIVENDRINAAVIEAYVKKDYDVEVVGRGEDAVMKASEKQYDAILMDINLGSGINGVEATQQIRKIKGYEKTPIVAVTAFALKGDKEEFLAKGCSHYISKPFTQPQIIALLNEIFVNGKSK
- the plsY gene encoding glycerol-3-phosphate 1-O-acyltransferase PlsY translates to MFLLATIIILSYLVGSIPTSIIISKAVKGIDIRNYGSGNAGGTNVMRVLGWKHGVLVIFLDALKGAIAVVLIARLHYGVLPFQNVSPFDDFTLVQIIAGISAVIGHIWTVFAGFRGGKGIATALGMLLMIITVDMLIAVGIFLIVVSVSRYVSLGSIVSALAVPLSMIFRENVLHTHIEGYNTLLPFVIGVSLLVIFTHRKNLVRLLNGTENKLSFSKKK
- a CDS encoding methylated-DNA--[protein]-cysteine S-methyltransferase, with translation MKEYFYSQKIISDIHFIVITDGKALKRVLINSALPSSSYKFIRAVPTHKYLLDTFSQLEEYFFEGRKEFSVPLNPDGSEFQKKVWNELLKIPFGKTISYQQLAERVGDKKSIRAVGKANATNPIPIIIPCHRVVGKNGSLVGYSAGLEIKKKLLKLEESLELNLFE
- a CDS encoding NAD(P)H-dependent glycerol-3-phosphate dehydrogenase, which translates into the protein MKVSVLGAGGWGTNLAVLLHYNGHNVTLWEYKKSYAKELAKRRENKIYLPGIYIPDEIKITSDIEDSTFHKNLIVLAVPSQFLRKVVEKIDYHSIKDTILVSVSKGIEKETLMTMSQMIKDVHHRLDKNQIGVLSGPSHAEEVSKRVPTAVVAASVSKETSKTIQSVFINSYFRVYSSTDILGVELGGAFKNVIAIGAGIIDGAGFGDNTKAAIMTRGVAEISRLGLVMGARPETFAGLSGMGDLIVTCMSRHSRNRFVGEQIGKGKKLKEVLKSMEMVAEGVETTKSVNQLANKYKVETPIANEVYKILFEDKDPIKATNDLMNRDMKFE